The sequence AACCTAATGACAATGGAAGGTCATTTTTAAGCCAGCAAAATTCCAAACAGTGACTCTCTTCAGTTTTGCCTTGATCCATCAGGTCCTCAACTGACATTTCAAATGTGACGTAGATGCAGTAGAGAGTATTATGTTGTCTAAAAAATTCTAGTTTATCTAAAATGCATAAGTGAATCAGCTTTAATATCACAAAGAGCACCAGATAAGATGATTATGGTTTCTGTGGTGCGCAGAGACCAATCTGCTCTCTGGCTGCCTGCCAGGAAGTTTTGACAGGAGTTCATAGAGAATTAATAGAAATTGATACTAGAACCTCACTTTTATTTTAGCTTTCAGCCAGAATTGCGTTTTATAATAATGTTGGATGTCTTGAACCTTTGGAGAGCTGCAAATGTGcattgctgtattttctgttgttattttgttACTGCTTTAAGAGCTACCAAATACAAGTTCCATTTGCAGCAGCCTGGATTTATTTTCAGCCTGAAATTCTCCACATGGAGTTATCATACATGACTTAGTGTGCAGTTCAGTATCTGCTCACACCTTTTTCTCTACACAAATATCTCCAGTTTGAAAAGGGAGcatcagaaaaaacaaatgcGGAACAAAGTTCTTAGGAGGAGAAAGACTTTTCTAATAAATATCTCTGAACACACATGAATTCACTTataaacagtttttaatttctgaaagcagcCTGATGACACCAGTTCTGGGCTGGGAGAGATtagaaagagcagcagctgggggattttgtagtttgttttgggttttatctttctttttgcttgctCTGTTGCCTATAAAGATCCTGGATGATTCAAAGGGTGATACTTCCTGCCTTAGTCATTTGTGTGTTCTCCTTATCCCAGTGATCGTTGCTCAGATACTTTTGTGAAGCAAAAcccagctttccttttctctttctcaaagGCAGAGAATCCCACGAGGAAATAAACATCACCTTCACCCTGCCAGCTGCCTGGAACTCCGATGACTGTGTCCTGCACGGCCACTGCGAGCAGGTTGTGTTCACCACCTGCATGACTGTGACAGCAGCCAGCAATGTATTCCCAGTCACAGTGTAAGTGCATTGGGAACTCTGCTCCATGGGCTGCTTCCTGGCTCATTAATTCCTCTGAGTTGTTAGTTCCCTGTGAAAATTCCTGTCGATCGTGGAAATTGTGTCCTTGCGCTCCTTCCCCCATGGTAAAACATTTGTCTGGAAACCTCTGCTGTCTTTGAGATCTTTCTGAGGGTGTTTTAAACTGCCTTTCAACTGTGATTTAACATTCACTGGGAGCAAGAGAATCCATGGAAATTTAAGGAATTTACCCCATAACTGAGTTTCAGAGATGAGATTTGACACTAAGGTTCTTACCCCCTTCCCTGCTGAGAGATCAGCACAAGGCAAATGCTGCTTTGCCTTCACCAGAATATCTTCCCTTTGTCTTCTCTGGATTCCCTGACACTGTTCCATCCGACCTGTGAAGCCTTAGGAAAACCAGTGTTTTTCCAGTTAAGCTGTGGGATGTTGGCTCAGTGCAACAACATGCAGTTAAATTCTAATTTTAGTGTAGCAATCATGTGGCTTTTAATAGACCCTTTTGGTTaaactttggggttttgttgttgctttggAAGACCCAAACTAAACCCATGTTTTGAGATGAAGAGTTGTCCTGGTTGAACGTGGCAAATGCAATTCAGGGTACTGatgatttctgttttgttgcaGTCAGCCACCACATTGTGTTCCTGAAACCTACAGCAATGCTACTCTGTGGTACAAGATCTTCACCACGGCGAGGGACTCGAACACGAAATACGCCCAGGATTACAACCCCTTCTGGTGTTACAAAGGAGCAATTGGGAAAGTCTACCATGCTTTAAATCCCAAACTAACTGTTATCGTTCCAGATGTAAGTGCTGGGCTGTTCCTCTGGTATTTTCAGTAAATGCTCTGCTTTCATTCAGTATGGTTCCTGAAATTGTCATTTTTGCTGCTGGTTTATTGTGTGGTGCAAGGGCTGAGAATGCTCCACCCCAGTGGGTTTGATGATCTTCATCCATGTGCCTCACAGCTCTTAATAACCACCATTTATACTTTGAAATCATTTCTCAAAAGCCTCTGCcagtatttggaaaaatatcTATAACAGATTTTTAAGACCAGAAACATTTTGTGCCACAATTAGGAATCACTTCCATTGCTGTGTAAAGGGGAGGAAGTTGATTCCTGAAGTAATTTCTGGGTTGAACTGGTAATTACTGCTTTGATATCACGTGCCAAGTCAATAAAtggttttaatttgcttttctgtgtgcagGATGATCGCTCCCTAATAAACCTGCATCTCATGCACACCAGTTACTTCCTTTTTGTGATGGTGATTACAATGTTCTGCTATGCAGTCATTAAAGGCAGACCAAGCAAGCTGAGGCAAAGCAACACAGAGTTCTGCTCTGAAAAGGTGAGTGTGTGGTAACAAAATATTGACTCTGataagaaaacagagcaaagctcCTTTTGGACACAGGACAGACTGGTTTTTCTTGTCTCTGGAGATGGGGATTGAATTGCCTTTCAAAGAGACATGGGTGCTTCATTATGGACAGTGCAGGTGGGGGCTACAAAATCCACACAAGTGCTTTGGAGATCCTCCAAATGAGATTTCTCTCCTCCAGAAGTGAATTATTGCAGCTCAGGAAGTGCTGGGCTGGGACTCTTCTGCCATAATTCTGGCGCTACTTGAACTGTTTTGTGTGAAGCAGTGAATAGGTGGCAtcaaatagttttatttctcttttattacaaaagactgaaaactttGAGTAAAACATGATACATAATTCTAAGGGTTGTTCATCAGAATtaagttaaaaacaaagctgttgAAAGAGTTATTGGTTGTTAATCAGAATTAAGTTAATAACAAAGCTGTTCAAAGAGTCATTGTTCAATACTGCCTTGGGGACCTGCAGTTTGCCTGAAGGattaaatatgaatatattaaaTTGAGAAGTAGGAAGCCAGTGTTGACACCTTTTGATCTTGATGATATTTTGTGGTGTAAGCTGGTTTGGGATGGTTTTTGtaggtgttttttgtttgggttttttttttggttttgagtgGTTTGGGACTTTTATTCTATTGATTTTTGCCAAGTACAAAAGACCTTCAGACTCGCTTTGATTTCCTTTCCAAGTCAGACTTTCcaagctgctttgaaaagtcaaggacagctctgccagctgcacagAGATAAGTCATATCACTGTTACAGGATTAAGAATTTGcctttaattaaatattttctctctgtttttttttttttccaggttgcTTTGTCAGAAGCATAAAAATCccccctctccttctcccaAGAACAACCAAAACCATTGCCTGCTGAACCCAGCCTGGGTCTTAACACTCTGTGAATCCATTACCTTGCAATGTTGGTTTATTCCAACCAAAGACATTTCAAAGTGCCTGTAATTGATTTGtacatatttataaaagcaGAATATCCAGAGCAGGTCTGAGGAGATGCGCTCGTCCCGCGGCGCGGCCGGAATGCTCCGGCCCTTCCCTGGGGACACCCCCAATGTTGGTGTAGATAACTCCAGTGAAAAGGCTCcacagaggcagagccagagattTTTGTCTCGCTGCACCTGGGCAGGTGAAGATGCCTTTGCAAGTGTCTCAAAGCAACCAAgagatgtttggttttttgcccAGTCTGTACAGTGTGTTTGAACCAAGTATGCACCTTTGATATAATCCTGCATTTCCAAAGCCACCAATCTACGACATAAATTcaatgtgtgtttgtgtggcCTCATACTTTATTCCATTTGCTCCTTGCTTGCAAGAAAAGATATCAacattttagattattttttttttcttttggaagaaaaaaaaaaaatacatattcacaTTTTAATAGTGCTGTATTTAGGACAAACTTGTGCTTTTATTCgtagtaaaaaaattaagaagtgaAGTCCCATTTTAAACTCTTACTTACTGAAAAGaactgtttgatttttttttttttgttttgttttgttttggttggtttttttggtttttcatttggCTTGCTGAATGCCAGAGAACCAGTCAGCACAGAGACTTATCTGGAAG comes from Corvus cornix cornix isolate S_Up_H32 chromosome 19, ASM73873v5, whole genome shotgun sequence and encodes:
- the TMEM248 gene encoding transmembrane protein 248; translation: MFYINLLENLKVYISSRPPLVVFMISVSAMAIAFLTLGYFFKIKEIKSPEMTEDWNTFLLRFNDLDFCISENETLKHLLNDTTTPESTVTSGQARSSTQSPQALEDSGPINISVTITLTLDPLRPFGGYSRNVTHLSSTIFGHQIGLSGRESHEEINITFTLPAAWNSDDCVLHGHCEQVVFTTCMTVTAASNVFPVTVQPPHCVPETYSNATLWYKIFTTARDSNTKYAQDYNPFWCYKGAIGKVYHALNPKLTVIVPDDDRSLINLHLMHTSYFLFVMVITMFCYAVIKGRPSKLRQSNTEFCSEKVALSEA